CTGCTGACCCTCATCGCCCTCGCCGTGCTGGCCGTGGGCGGCACGACCGCCGCCCAGGCGAAGGTCGCGATCGGCATCGCCGACAACAAGACCGACATGTTCACGGACCCGCGCTTCACCGCGCTGCACGTCAAGCACGTCCGGGTCATGGTCCCGTACGACGCGCTGCGCGACGCGCGCCTGCGCACGTGGCTCGACGGCTGGATGGCGGGCGCGAAGGCCGCGGGCACGGCGCCGCTGGTGACGTTCACGCGCTCGCAGAGGCGCGCGTCCTACAACCCGTCGGCCGCGCAGATGGCGAGGTCGCTGAAGGACCTGCGCAGGCGCTACCCGTTCGTCAGGGAGTTCGCGACCTGGAACGAGGCGAACATCAACAAGCAGCCGGCGACCGTCGCGCGCTGGTGGAACGCGATGCGCAGGGCGTGCCCGACGTGCACGATCCTGGGCGCCGACCTGTTGGACCGCAACAACGTCGGGACGTGGGCCCAGCGCTTCGTCAAGGCCGCGAAGCGGACGCCGAAGGTCTGGGGCCTGCACAACTACGACGACGCGAACCTGCTGCGGACGACCGGGACCAGGAAGCTGCTGACGTCGGTCAGGGGCGCGGTCTGGTTCACCGAGACAGGCGGCGTCGTCGCGCGCAACAACAACTCGGCGGTCAGGTTCCCGACCGGCGCGCAGCACGCGGCCAAGGCCACCAAGTACGTGTTCTCCACGCTGGCGAAGCTCAGCCCGCGCGTGCAGCGGGTCTACATCTACCACTGGAACACAGGGCTCAGCAGCAGGTCCGACAACGCGGCGGCGCGCACGTGGGACTCCGGCCTGATCGGCCCCGACGACAAGCCGCGCCCGGCGCTGGCGGTCATCCAGGGCCTGATGGGTGTGAAGGCGGGTTAACCGCACTTGCGGCCCCGGGGCCTGCGCTGGTACGGTCCCCGGGACTTCTCCTACACGACGGTCATCAAGACCTACATGTAGAGAGGAGGGGATCTCCATGCGAGTCACCCGACGCGACATCCTCCCCAACATGACCCAGGTCGCCTTCCCGGCGGCCCGGAAGACCACGGTCTTCTCCGGTCATCGTTGGTCCGTCACGTCGACGCTCGCGCGCTAGGTCCCTCACCAGTCCGCGGGCGTCCCACCGCCCGCCAAGGACTCTCGCTTCGCCCCTTCCGGGCGGTGGCCCCTTCATCAACACCAAGAAGGAGCACCACCGTCATGCAGTTCTACCTCCACGCCGACTACGTCAAGTCCGCCGCACCGCGCTCGAGCGCGTCGGTGCGTGACGTGATCGAGGCGCGCAGGGCCAAAGCTCCCCCAGGCCGGGGACGGGCGATCGTCGCCCGCTCCCTGGCCGGCGCGGCCCGGCGTGTCGACCGCGAGTCGGCCCGCAGGGTCCTGGCCTCCTAGGACCCCCAGTGCCGTACGACCCCGGAGAACGGACCCCTCTCCTCCCCGAGCCACACGCACCCCGGACGCCCTCACGGCGTCCGGGGTGGGGTGGTTCCACCGCTGCGCCGGGTAACTTGCTGGCGATGGACCTCGCGAACCTGGACGAGCGGGAGCCGTTCACGACCCTCGATGGCTCGACGATCCGCGAGATCGCCGGGCGCGTGACCCTGCCGTCGCAGAACCAGTCGCTGGCCGAGGCGGTCGTGCCGGCCGGCGGGCAGACGATCGCCCACTACCACCGCGCGTCCGAGGAGCTGTACTTCTTCCTCGGCGGCGCGGGCCGCGTGCGCGTGGGCGACGAGTGGCGCGACGTGCGCGCGGGCGACTGCGTCGTCCTGCCGCCCGGCGTCGAGCACAAGCTCGACAACTCCGCCGGCGCCGAGCCGCTGGTCCTGCTGTGCTGCTGCTCGCCCGCGTACTCGCACGAGGACACCGTGCTGACCGAGGAGCCGGACCCCGCGTCGTGAGCCGGTCGCTGTCGTTGTGGGTCCGCGCCCTGATCGTCGGGGTCGCGCTGGTCGCGGCCCTCGGTGCCCGCGCGGCGTCGTCGCCCGCGCTGGTCATCGGCATCGCCGACCAGAAGCCGGACATGTTCAGCGACCCGCTGTTCCGGTCGCTGCAGATCGGCTACGCGCGGATCGCGGTCTCCTGGGATGCGATGGAGCACCCCTGGGAGGTCGCGGAGGTCGACCAGTGGATGGAGGCCGCGCGCGCCGAAGGCGTCCAGCCGCTGGTGGGCTTCGGCCACTCGCGCGTCGACCGGCGCAAGCTGCCGACGCCGTCGCGCTACAAGTACGACTTCCAGCAGTTCCGCAGGCGCTACCCGTGGGCGACCACGTTCGCGACCTGGAACGAGGCCAACCACTGCGGCGAGCCGACGTGCCACCGCCCGGCGCTCGTGTCGAGCTACTACCGCGGCATGCGGCGCGCGTGCCCCAAGTGCACCATCTTGGGCGCCGAGCTGCTCGACATGCCGAACATGGCCTCGTGGGTCGACGCGTACCGCAGGCACATCGGCAGGAGGCTGGCGCCGAGGTACTGGGGCCTGCACAACTACATCGACGCCAACCGGCTGCGCACGACCGGGACGCGGCGGCTGCTCGCGCACACGACCGGGCAGATCTGGTTCACCGAGACCGGCGGGATCGTCAAGCGCAGCAACGCGGCGAAGGTGACGTTCCCCGAGTCGGCCGCGCACGCGGCGGTCGCGACGCGCTGGGTGTTCCAGAAGCTCGTGCCGCTGAGTCGCCGGATCACGCGGGTCTACCTGTACCAGTGGAACGCCGCCAAGGGCGAGAACTGGGACTCGGGCCTCGTCAACCCGCACGGCAAGTCGCGCCCGGCGCTGGCGGTCGTCAGGGCCGAGCAGAAGACGCTGCTGCGGCGCGAGGCGCAGCGGGCGCGGGCGCGCGCCGCGGGCTGACGATCGTCCGGCCGCCCGCGCTGGGGGTCAGGACGATCGCACGGCGGCGGGTGCGCTCGGCGCGGCCGCGCGGCGGCGCGGGCGTGATGTTGTAGGTGTCGAGCGCGGCGCGCAGGACCGTGCGCATCTCGAGCTGCGCGAAGGCGGCGCCGACGCAGCGGCGGATGCCGCCGCCGAACGGGACCCAGCTGTAGGTGTCGGGCTTGTTGGTGGTGTCGAGGAAGCGCTCGGGCCGGAAGGCGCCCGCGTCCGGGCCGTAGGTGGCGGGGTGGCGGTTGGCCAGGTAGAGGCACGGGCCGACGCGCGTCCCGGCGGGCAACGTGTGGGACCCGAGTTGTAGGGGTTGCGTGGTCCGGCGGACCGCGAGCGAGAGCGGTGGCTTGAGGCGCAGCGTCTCGGTGACGATCGCGTCGAGCAGCGCGTCGTCGTGGCGCGCCGCCTCCGCGAGGTCGGGGCGGTGGTGCAGGAGCGCGAACGTCCAGGAGAGGGCGGAGGCGGTCGTCTCGTGGCCGGCGGTCAGGAGCGTGATCAGCTCGTCGCGCAGCTCGTGGTCGGTCAGCGGCGCGCCGTCCTCGTCGCGGGCCTGGACCAACATGGACAAGATGTCGTCGCCGTGCTCGGTCTCGGCGCGGCGGTGGGCGATCTCGTCGAAGAGGATCGCGTCGATCGCGGCGCGGGCCTGGAGGAAGCGCCGCCACGGCGAGCGCGGGCCGAGGTCGCGGCGCAGGGCGGGGAGGAGGAGCAGCGAGGAGACGGCGCCGTCGGGGATGAGCTGGGGGATCAGGCGCTCCAGCGTCGCGGCGCGCTGCGAGTCCTCGATCCCGAAGACGACGCGCAGGATGATCGCCAGCGTGATCGCCCGCAGGCGCGGCTCGACCGGGAACGGCTCGTCGTGCGGCCAGGTCGCGAGGTCGGCCGCGGTGATGTCGGCCATCGTCGAGCTGTAGGCCTTGAGGCGGTCGCCGTGGAACGGCGGCAGGACGAGCCGCCGGCGGCGCAGGTGGCGCGCGCCGTCGAGCAGCAGCAGCGAGTCCGGGCCGACGACGGGCTCCAGCGGCGCGTTGCCCTCGCCGGCGCGCAGGACGTCGCTGTCGCCGGTGAAGACCTCCTTGATCAGCGCCGGGTCGGCGACCGCGACGATCGGCCCGAGCGGGAGTTGGAGCGTGAAGACGTCGCCGCACTCGCGCTGCGCGCGCTCCATCACCGCTTCGGGGCGGAAGAGCCAGGCGAGGACCTGACGGCGCGGCGAGAGGCTCGGTCCGGGCGGGAGCATGGCCTACAGGATGGCGTGGCTGCGCAGCTCGAGCGAGCCGAACGCGGTCCGCAGCGTGGCGAAGGCGGGCGCGGGCGCGAAGCCGGCGCGCGCGATGAACCCCGGCAGGTTGCCCGCCGCGTGGTCCCGCGTGGTCGCGAACCCGTCGACGAGCTGCAGCACCGTGAACGCGACCCGCATCGCGGGATCCTGCGGCGGCCCCCAGTCGGCGACGTGGAGCATCCCGCCCGGCCGCAGGACCCGCCGCGCCTCGCCCAGCGCCGCCGCCTTGCCGTCCGCGTCGAGGTGGTGCAGGACGAGCGACATCGTCACCGCGTCCGCGCTGCGGTCCGGCTCGCCGGTGTCATCGGCGAGGGCCTGGCGGAAGTCGAGCCCCGGCGCCTTGCGCCGCGCGATCGCCAGCGCGTCGGGGTCGCCGTCGAGGCCGAGGATCGACGCGTCCGGCCGCGCCTGCGCGAGCAGCAGCGCGAAGGAGCCGGTGCCGCAGCCGACGTCGAGCACGCGGCCGCCGTCGGGCAGCCCCGCCGACACCGCCGCGAGCAGCCTGCTCCGGAACGCCTGCTCGCGCGAGGTCAGCGCGAGGATCGGGTCGTAGAACCTCGTGAGCGCCCTGAAGCCCGCGGCGGGAACGTAGCGCTGCCGCTCGCTCATCGGAACGAACGCAGACGCAGAGCGTTCAACACGACCGAGATGGAGGACAACGCCATCGCGGCGCCGGCGACCAGTGGGCTGAGCAGGCCGGCGACGGCCAGCGGGATCGCCGCGACGTTGTAGCCGAAGGCCCAGCCGAGGTTCTGGCGGATCGTGCGCAGCGTCGCGCGGGAGAGGCGGATCGCGTCCGCCGCGCCGCGCAGGTCGCCGCTCACGAGCGTCAGGTCGGAGGCCTCGATCGCCACGTCGGTCCCGGTCCCGATCGCGATCCCGAGGTCCGCGGCGGCGAGCGCGGGCGCGTCGTTGACGCCGTCGCCGACCATCGCCACCACCTTGCCCTCGGCCTGCAGCCGGCGGACGACGTCGGCCTTCTCGGCCGGCAGGACTTCCGCGACAACTTGGTCGATGCCCGCCTCGGCGGCGATCGTGCGCGCGGTGACCGCGTTGTCGCCGGTCAGCAGGATCGGCGTCAGCCCGAGCCCGCGCAGCCGCGCGATCGCCGCGGCGCTCGTCGGCTTGATCGTGTCGGCGACGCCGATCACCCCGCGCACCTCGCCGTCCCAAGCGACCAGCACCGCGGTCTGCCCCGCACCCTCGAGCTCCGCGCGCTGCGCGTCGAGCTGCGCCGGGACGCGCAGGCCCCAGTCGGCCATCAGCGCCGGGCGCCCGACCTGCACGCCGTGCCCGCCGACGACACCCTCGACGCCGAGCCCGTCGCGCGAGACGAAGCCCTCGACGCGGGGGAGGGGCGCGAGCGCCGCGCCGCCGCCGGCCATCGGGAGCCCCGCGGGCTGCGCCGCACGGGCCGCCGTCGCGACCGCCTGGGCGATCGGGTGCTCGGAGGCGTCCTCGACGGCGCCCGCGAGGCGCAGGATCGTCGTGGGGTCGTCTCCGTGCACGGCGGTGACGGACATGTGGCCGGTGGTGACCGTGCCGGTCTTGTCCAAGATGATGGTGTCGATCGTCCGGGTCGACTCCAGGACCTCCGGGCCCTTGATCAGCAGCCCCAGCTGCGCGCCGCGGCCGGTGCCGACCAGCAGCGCGGTCGGCGTCGCCAGGCCCAGCGCGCACGGGCACGCGATGACCAGCACGGCGACGGCGGAGGCGAAGGCCGCGCTCGACGCGTCGCCCGCGAGCAACCGCACCAACAACGTCGCCAAGGCGATCGCGATCACGACCGGGACGAACACGGCCGAGACGCGGTCGGCGAGCCGCTGGACCGGCGCCTTGCCGGCCTGCGCGGCCGTCACCAAGCGGGCGATCTGCGCGAGCGCGGTGTCGCTGCCGACGCGCGTCGCGCGCACGACGAGCCGCCCGCCCGCGTTGACCGTCGCGCCCGCGACCGCGTCGCCCGGGCCCTTCTCGACCGGGACCGACTCGCCCGTCAGCAGCGACTGGTCGACCGCGCCGTGGCCCTCGACGACCTCGCCGTCGGTGGCGACCTTCTCGCCCGGCCGCACGACGAACCGATCGCCCGCGGCCAGCTGCTCGATCGGGATCCGCCGCTCGGCGCCCGTCGCGTCGAGCACCGCGACGTCCTTGGCGCCGAGCGCCAGCAGTGCCTCCAGCGCGGCGCCCGCGCGCCGCTTGGCACGCGCCTCGAAGTAGCGCCCGGCGAGCAGGAACGTCGTCACGACCGCCGCGGTCTCCAGGTACAGCTCGTCGCCGCGCCCGCCACCGCCGCCCAGCGACAGCGTCATCCTCATGCCGGTCATCCCGGCGTCGCCGAGGAACAGCGCGTACAGCGACCACCCGTAGGCGGCGCCCACGCCGAGCGAGATCAGCGTGTCCATCGTCGCGGCGCCGTGGCGCAGGTTCGCCCACGCGGCGCGGTGGAACGGCCACGCGCCCCAGACGACGACCGGCGAGGCGAGCGTCAGCGCGAGCCACTGCCAGTCGTCGAACTGCAGCGGCTCGATCATGGACAACAACAACACCGGCAGCGACAGCACGGCCGAGATCAGCAGCCGTTCGCGCAAGGACGCCAGGTGCGCCTCGGCCGGGTCCGGTCCCGGACCGCCGTCAACCGTCTCCGAGGGCAGCGCGGCGTCGTAGCCTGCGGCCCTCACCGCCTCGACCAGCTGCTCCGGCGCGACCGCGTCCGGGAACGCGACGCTCGCCTTCTCGGTCGCGTAGTTGACGGTCGCCACCACGCCCTCCAGCCCGTTCAGGGACTTCTCGACGCGGTTGGCGCACGACGCGCAGGTCATGCCGGTGATGGGGATCTCGAGGTCGTTCATGGCGCGTACGAGCAACGTAGCAGATACCCCCTGGGGGTTCCATGAACGCGTACGCTGCAGCGCATGAGCGACCCCATCGATCCCGGCGTCTTCATCGGCCACGTCCACCTGCGCACCGCCGACATCGACCGCGTGCGCGACTTCTACGTCGGCGTCCTCGGCTTCGACGTCGTCGCCGAGGAGCGCGACGTCCCGGGGTGGGGGACGACCGGTGACATCCTCTTCGTGTCGGCCGGGGGCTACCACCATCACTTGGGGTTCAACACCTGGAAGTCCAAGGACGGCGGGCCGCAGCCCGACGGCGTGACCGGCCTGCACCACGTCGCGATCAACTACCCCAACAAGGCCGCGCTGGCCGACGCGCTGCGCCGCCTGGAGGCGGTCGACCACCCGATCCGCCAGGCCTCCGACCACGGCACGCACCTGGCGCTCTACATCTCTGACCCGGACGGCAACGACCTCGAGCTGGCGTGGGACCGGCCGCGCGCCGAATGGCCCCGCGACGGGGTCGGCGCGCTCGCGATGACGTTCGGCGACCTCGACCTCGACGACCTCCGTCGCGAGGCTCCGGGTTCCTCCAACTAGGCTCGAACCCCAACACGATCGCAATACAGGCTGCCTGCCCTTATTACCCACGCGCGCGTCAGACCGTTAGCGCCGACTGTCACGAAGTTGTTACAAAGTCCGCGACTTCGGTAGTCTCCGGCTTGCCGCCAAGGAAGCACTTGTCCCCGCTTCCGGAAGGGTCGCCCGCAACGCAGTTTCGCGGCGGGCGTGCCAGCATCGAGCAGGTCCGCCACTGCGCGCCCTGACACCCATGAACGAGAACTTCGACCGCGACCCCTTCGCCGACGACGCCAAGCGCCGCCAGTTCCGGCTGCGCCGCCTCGCCCTGCGTGACGTCCGCCGCGCCCAGCGCGCGGCGTGCGCCGCCGCGACCGTCGCGGGCACCGGGCGCTCGATCACGTCCATCCGCCACGCGCGCCCCTGCCCCGAGGCGGCGCGCGGCCCGCTGCGCCGCCCCGGCGCCTAGGTCGAGCCCATGCCCGCTGCCATCCGCTACCTCGACCTCATCATCTTGGCGATCGCGCTGCCGATCTTCATCGTCGCCGGCTGGCCGCTCGGCGGCTGGCTCGCCGCCGCGATCGCCTGGGTCGCCCAGCGCCTGATCAACGACTACACGTCCAAGCGCGCCGCCGCCTCGGACGACCCGAGGACCGTCGTCGGTCTGACGGCCGCGTCGATGATCGGACGCGGATGGCTCGTAGCCCTTACGATCTTCGCCGCGTACCTGATCGCCGGAAGCGATGACGCAGTCGGGCTTGCCGCCGCCGTGCTCGTCGTCGTCCTGTTCACGGCGTACTTCACCGTGAACCTGATCGCCCGCCCGTTCGAGAACCACCGAGAGCTCCCTTCTTGATGATGCCCAAGCGCTTCGCCATCCTCCTGACGCCGCTGGTCGTCCTGCTCGCTTCGCCGGCAGGCGCGTTCGCGTTGAACATCAACGACGACTACCGCCCGCAGGACGAGTTCGAGCTGAAGAAGTGGATCCCGCTCGGGATCTTCTCCATCAACAAGGCCGTCCTCTACGTCGTCCTCGCCGCCGCGCTGACCTGCTTCACGATGATCTACATCGCCAAGCGCATGCAGGAGCGGCCGAACAAGGTCCAGACCGTCGTCGAGCTCGCCTACGGCCTCATGCGCGACAACATCACGCGCGGCAACATGGACGAGGCGATGGCGCTGAAGTGGTTCCCCTTCATCGGCGCCCTGTTCCTCTTCATCTGGTTCTCGAACATGCTCGGCTACCTGCCGCTGCCGACGAGCCAGGAGAAGATCGACATCTTCGGCGTGCACATCCCGGCCTTCGCGCTGTTCGCGGCCACCGCCAACATCTCCGTGCCACTCGTCCTGACGCTCGTCGTCTGGGTCAGCTACCACGTCGAGGGCGTCCGGGCCAAGGGCTTCGTCGGCTACCTGAAGTCCTGGGTGCCCGCGGGCGTCGAGGGCGCCGCCGCCGGCCCGATCTTCCTGATCGAGGTCATCTCGCACTTCGTCCGGCTCGTCAGCCTCTCCGTTCGTCTCTTCGCGAACATCCTCGCCGGCCACCTCCTGATCCTCTTCATGGGTGGCGGCCTGGTCGTGCTGCTGAACCTCTCGATCTTCGGCTCGGTCGTGCTCGGTCTGGTGACCGGGACGATGGCCGTCGCGTTCTTCATCTTCGAAGTGGCCCTGGTCGCAACGCTCCAGGCGTTCATCTTCGCCACCCTTACCGCGATCTACCTCGGCGGCGCCGTCGCCGCCGAGCACTAACCAAGGAGACACACCGTGGACCTGTCAGTCATCAACCAGGTGACCACCCTGGCTCAGGCCGCTGATCCGCAGGAGTACGGCCGCAAGGCCGGCAAGGCGATCGCGTTGGGCATCGGCGCCGGTCTCGGCACCATCGGCCCGGGCGTCGGCGTCGGCTACATCTTCGGCAAGGTCATCGAGTCGGTCACCCGTCAGCCGGAGATGCGTGACGAGATCACCTCGATCCAGTGGCTGGGCTTCGCACTGACCGAGGCGATCGTCTTCTACGCCTTCATCTTCGGCCTCATCGCCTTCTTCCTCGGCTAGGTCCTGATGCTGAACGGCATCATCACCGCGCTTCCGCTCGCAGCGGAGGACGCCGCGAAGGACAAGTCCTCCAACTTCCTCGTCAGCCCGGACATCGGGCTGATGATCTGGACGTTGGCGGTCTTCTTCGTGACGCTCTTCCTGCTGAGGAAGTACGCGTTCCCACCGATCCAGGCTGCGCTCGAGAAGCGCCAGCACATGATCGAGGAGTCCATCGACTCGGCCAACCGCGTCAAGGCGGAGGCCGACGAGATCCTCGCCGAGTACCGCGAGCGCCTCAAGGAGGCGCGCGTGCAGGCCGAGGAGATCGTCGCCCGCGCCCGTAAGAACGGCGAGGCCGCCGAGCGCCAGGCCCTCGAAGAGGCCAAGGGCCTCCGCGAGGAGCAGCTGGCGCAGGCACGCAAGGACATCCAGGCCGAGACCGCTCGCGCCCTGCAGGAGATCCGCAAGGAAGTCGCCGACCTCACGGTCGCGGCGACCGAGCGCGTCACCCGCAAGACGCTCAACGAGGACGACCAGCGTCGCCTCGTCGAAGAGGCGCTGTCGGAGCTGGACTTCACC
The sequence above is a segment of the Conexibacter woesei Iso977N genome. Coding sequences within it:
- a CDS encoding cytochrome P450 — protein: MLPPGPSLSPRRQVLAWLFRPEAVMERAQRECGDVFTLQLPLGPIVAVADPALIKEVFTGDSDVLRAGEGNAPLEPVVGPDSLLLLDGARHLRRRRLVLPPFHGDRLKAYSSTMADITAADLATWPHDEPFPVEPRLRAITLAIILRVVFGIEDSQRAATLERLIPQLIPDGAVSSLLLLPALRRDLGPRSPWRRFLQARAAIDAILFDEIAHRRAETEHGDDILSMLVQARDEDGAPLTDHELRDELITLLTAGHETTASALSWTFALLHHRPDLAEAARHDDALLDAIVTETLRLKPPLSLAVRRTTQPLQLGSHTLPAGTRVGPCLYLANRHPATYGPDAGAFRPERFLDTTNKPDTYSWVPFGGGIRRCVGAAFAQLEMRTVLRAALDTYNITPAPPRGRAERTRRRAIVLTPSAGGRTIVSPRRAPAPAAPRAAAASSARP
- a CDS encoding cupin domain-containing protein translates to MDLANLDEREPFTTLDGSTIREIAGRVTLPSQNQSLAEAVVPAGGQTIAHYHRASEELYFFLGGAGRVRVGDEWRDVRAGDCVVLPPGVEHKLDNSAGAEPLVLLCCCSPAYSHEDTVLTEEPDPAS
- a CDS encoding VOC family protein; this translates as MSDPIDPGVFIGHVHLRTADIDRVRDFYVGVLGFDVVAEERDVPGWGTTGDILFVSAGGYHHHLGFNTWKSKDGGPQPDGVTGLHHVAINYPNKAALADALRRLEAVDHPIRQASDHGTHLALYISDPDGNDLELAWDRPRAEWPRDGVGALAMTFGDLDLDDLRREAPGSSN
- the atpB gene encoding F0F1 ATP synthase subunit A, which gives rise to MMPKRFAILLTPLVVLLASPAGAFALNINDDYRPQDEFELKKWIPLGIFSINKAVLYVVLAAALTCFTMIYIAKRMQERPNKVQTVVELAYGLMRDNITRGNMDEAMALKWFPFIGALFLFIWFSNMLGYLPLPTSQEKIDIFGVHIPAFALFAATANISVPLVLTLVVWVSYHVEGVRAKGFVGYLKSWVPAGVEGAAAGPIFLIEVISHFVRLVSLSVRLFANILAGHLLILFMGGGLVVLLNLSIFGSVVLGLVTGTMAVAFFIFEVALVATLQAFIFATLTAIYLGGAVAAEH
- the atpF gene encoding F0F1 ATP synthase subunit B is translated as MLNGIITALPLAAEDAAKDKSSNFLVSPDIGLMIWTLAVFFVTLFLLRKYAFPPIQAALEKRQHMIEESIDSANRVKAEADEILAEYRERLKEARVQAEEIVARARKNGEAAERQALEEAKGLREEQLAQARKDIQAETARALQEIRKEVADLTVAATERVTRKTLNEDDQRRLVEEALSELDFTALGERR
- a CDS encoding class I SAM-dependent methyltransferase gives rise to the protein MSERQRYVPAAGFRALTRFYDPILALTSREQAFRSRLLAAVSAGLPDGGRVLDVGCGTGSFALLLAQARPDASILGLDGDPDALAIARRKAPGLDFRQALADDTGEPDRSADAVTMSLVLHHLDADGKAAALGEARRVLRPGGMLHVADWGPPQDPAMRVAFTVLQLVDGFATTRDHAAGNLPGFIARAGFAPAPAFATLRTAFGSLELRSHAIL
- the atpE gene encoding ATP synthase F0 subunit C → MDLSVINQVTTLAQAADPQEYGRKAGKAIALGIGAGLGTIGPGVGVGYIFGKVIESVTRQPEMRDEITSIQWLGFALTEAIVFYAFIFGLIAFFLG
- a CDS encoding heavy metal translocating P-type ATPase, whose amino-acid sequence is MNDLEIPITGMTCASCANRVEKSLNGLEGVVATVNYATEKASVAFPDAVAPEQLVEAVRAAGYDAALPSETVDGGPGPDPAEAHLASLRERLLISAVLSLPVLLLSMIEPLQFDDWQWLALTLASPVVVWGAWPFHRAAWANLRHGAATMDTLISLGVGAAYGWSLYALFLGDAGMTGMRMTLSLGGGGGRGDELYLETAAVVTTFLLAGRYFEARAKRRAGAALEALLALGAKDVAVLDATGAERRIPIEQLAAGDRFVVRPGEKVATDGEVVEGHGAVDQSLLTGESVPVEKGPGDAVAGATVNAGGRLVVRATRVGSDTALAQIARLVTAAQAGKAPVQRLADRVSAVFVPVVIAIALATLLVRLLAGDASSAAFASAVAVLVIACPCALGLATPTALLVGTGRGAQLGLLIKGPEVLESTRTIDTIILDKTGTVTTGHMSVTAVHGDDPTTILRLAGAVEDASEHPIAQAVATAARAAQPAGLPMAGGGAALAPLPRVEGFVSRDGLGVEGVVGGHGVQVGRPALMADWGLRVPAQLDAQRAELEGAGQTAVLVAWDGEVRGVIGVADTIKPTSAAAIARLRGLGLTPILLTGDNAVTARTIAAEAGIDQVVAEVLPAEKADVVRRLQAEGKVVAMVGDGVNDAPALAAADLGIAIGTGTDVAIEASDLTLVSGDLRGAADAIRLSRATLRTIRQNLGWAFGYNVAAIPLAVAGLLSPLVAGAAMALSSISVVLNALRLRSFR